In Pseudomonas fluorescens, a genomic segment contains:
- the pcaH gene encoding protocatechuate 3,4-dioxygenase subunit beta, with translation MTDKPGYRRPQAGTQPEYLHPPYQSTNLRSPSKPLVFLPHSLSEITGPTIGAERVSEKDNDLTAQHDGEPLGERIIIHGRVLDENGLPVPGILVEIWQANAAGRYNHKRDLHDAPLDPNFTGTGRTVTDADGWYQFQTIKPGAYPWGNHHNAWRPAHIHFSLFGPSVLTRLVTQMYFPGDPLLEYDPIYNCVPDTSAKERLIARFDLEKTIPSYALGYRWDIVLRGRDATPMEK, from the coding sequence ATGACTGATAAGCCCGGTTACCGGCGCCCGCAAGCGGGCACCCAACCTGAGTACCTGCACCCGCCCTACCAGTCGACGAACCTGCGTTCGCCGTCCAAGCCGTTGGTGTTCCTGCCCCATTCGCTGTCGGAAATCACCGGCCCGACCATCGGCGCCGAGCGAGTCAGCGAGAAGGATAACGACCTCACCGCCCAACACGACGGCGAGCCCCTGGGTGAACGCATCATCATTCACGGTCGCGTGCTGGATGAAAACGGCCTGCCGGTGCCGGGCATCCTCGTGGAGATCTGGCAAGCCAACGCTGCCGGTCGCTACAACCACAAGCGCGACCTGCACGACGCGCCGCTGGATCCGAACTTCACCGGCACCGGGCGCACGGTTACCGACGCCGACGGCTGGTACCAGTTCCAGACCATCAAGCCCGGCGCCTACCCATGGGGTAACCACCACAATGCGTGGCGCCCTGCGCATATCCACTTTTCGCTGTTCGGGCCGAGCGTGCTGACGCGCCTGGTCACGCAGATGTATTTCCCCGGCGACCCGCTGCTGGAATACGACCCGATCTACAACTGCGTGCCGGACACCAGCGCCAAAGAGCGCCTGATCGCGCGTTTCGATCTGGAAAAAACCATTCCTTCCTATGCCCTCGGCTACCGCTGGGACATCGTCCTGCGTGGCCGTGATGCCACGCCGATGGAGAAATGA
- a CDS encoding MFS transporter, with amino-acid sequence MNQPSVGTTLDVQAFINAQPLSRYQWRVVILCFLIVFLDGLDTAAMGFIAPALSQDWGIDRASLGPVMSAALIGMVFGALGSGPLADRFGRKVVLVGAVLVFGAFSLASAYSTDVDQLLVLRFLTGLGLGAGMPNATTLLSEYTPERHKSLLVTSMFCGFNLGMAGGGFISAKLIPAFGWHSLLMIGGILPLILALVLLVWLPESARYLVVRNRGTDKVRKTLSPIEPSLVAQAMAFSVPEQKTVKARNVFAVIFSGTYSAGTLLLWLTYFMGLVIVYLLTSWLPTLMRDSGASMEQAAFIGALFQFGGVLSAVGVGWAMDRFNPHKVIGTFYLLAGVFAYAVGQSLGNITLLATLVLIAGMCVNGAQSAMPSLAARFYPTQGRATGVSWMLGIGRFGAILGAWMGATLLGLGWNFEQVLTALVIPAALATAAVVIKGMVSHADAT; translated from the coding sequence ATGAATCAACCTTCTGTCGGCACCACACTGGACGTCCAGGCCTTTATCAATGCCCAACCCTTGTCACGTTATCAGTGGCGCGTGGTGATCCTGTGTTTCCTGATTGTCTTCCTCGATGGCCTCGACACGGCTGCCATGGGGTTTATCGCGCCTGCATTGTCCCAGGACTGGGGCATCGACCGCGCCAGTCTCGGTCCGGTGATGAGTGCCGCATTGATCGGCATGGTGTTCGGCGCCTTGGGCTCCGGGCCACTGGCTGACCGCTTCGGGCGCAAAGTGGTGCTGGTGGGGGCCGTGCTGGTGTTTGGCGCCTTCAGTCTGGCCTCGGCCTACAGCACCGATGTCGATCAATTACTGGTGCTGCGCTTCCTGACCGGGCTGGGCCTGGGGGCCGGCATGCCGAACGCCACGACCCTGCTCTCGGAATACACCCCGGAGCGCCATAAATCGCTGCTGGTCACCAGCATGTTCTGCGGCTTCAACCTGGGCATGGCCGGCGGCGGGTTTATCTCCGCCAAGCTGATTCCGGCATTCGGCTGGCATAGCCTGTTGATGATCGGCGGAATCTTGCCGTTGATCCTGGCGCTGGTGCTACTGGTGTGGCTGCCGGAATCGGCGCGTTACCTGGTGGTGCGCAATCGCGGCACCGACAAGGTGCGCAAGACCCTGTCACCCATTGAACCCAGCCTTGTCGCCCAGGCCATGGCCTTCAGTGTCCCCGAGCAAAAAACCGTCAAGGCGCGCAACGTGTTTGCGGTGATCTTCTCCGGCACCTACAGCGCTGGCACCTTGTTGCTGTGGCTCACCTATTTCATGGGCCTGGTGATCGTGTACCTGCTGACCAGTTGGCTGCCGACCCTGATGCGCGACAGCGGCGCCAGCATGGAACAGGCAGCGTTTATCGGTGCGTTGTTCCAGTTTGGTGGTGTATTGAGCGCGGTGGGCGTGGGCTGGGCGATGGACCGCTTCAATCCCCACAAGGTCATTGGCACTTTCTACTTGCTGGCCGGAGTGTTTGCCTACGCGGTAGGGCAGAGCCTGGGCAATATCACGTTGCTCGCGACCCTGGTGCTGATCGCCGGGATGTGCGTCAACGGCGCGCAGTCGGCAATGCCGTCCCTGGCTGCGCGCTTCTACCCGACCCAGGGCCGCGCCACCGGTGTGTCCTGGATGCTCGGCATCGGCCGCTTCGGTGCGATCCTCGGTGCCTGGATGGGCGCCACCTTGCTGGGCCTGGGCTGGAATTTCGAGCAGGTACTCACGGCGCTGGTGATCCCGGCGGCATTGGCCACGGCTGCGGTGGTGATCAAGGGCATGGTCAGCCACGCCGACGCAACCTGA
- the pcaR gene encoding pca regulon transcriptional regulator PcaR, protein MNDQLRNSFASAAPPIVASPAKRIQAFTGDPDFMTSLARGLAVVQAFQERKRHLTIAQISHRTEIPRAAVRRCLHTLIKLGYATTDGRTYSLLPKVLTLGHAYLSSTPLAVSAQPYLDRMSEQLHEACNMATLEGDDILYIARSATTQRLISVDLSVGGRLPAYCTSMGRILLAALDDASLQDYLDHADLQTKTSRTLTTPEALLECLQQVRQQGWCIVDQELEQGLRSIAVPVYDASGQVLAALNVSTHAGRVSRSELEQRFLPSMLSASRELSAQLFA, encoded by the coding sequence ATGAACGATCAATTGCGCAACTCCTTCGCGTCAGCGGCGCCGCCGATCGTGGCTTCGCCCGCCAAGCGCATCCAGGCGTTTACCGGTGATCCAGACTTCATGACCTCCCTGGCCCGTGGCCTGGCCGTGGTGCAAGCGTTTCAGGAGCGCAAGCGGCACCTCACCATCGCCCAGATCAGTCACCGCACCGAAATCCCCCGCGCCGCCGTGCGACGTTGCCTGCACACCCTGATCAAGCTCGGCTACGCCACCACCGATGGGCGTACTTATTCGCTGCTGCCCAAAGTCCTGACCCTGGGTCATGCCTATTTGTCCTCCACGCCCCTGGCGGTCTCTGCGCAACCTTACCTGGACCGTATGAGCGAGCAGCTTCACGAAGCCTGCAACATGGCGACCCTTGAGGGCGACGACATCCTCTATATAGCCCGTTCCGCCACGACCCAGCGCCTGATTTCCGTGGACCTGTCGGTGGGCGGGCGCTTGCCGGCATATTGCACGTCCATGGGCCGCATCCTGCTTGCCGCGTTGGATGACGCCTCGCTGCAGGACTACCTCGACCACGCCGACCTGCAAACCAAGACCAGCCGCACCCTGACCACCCCCGAAGCCTTGCTCGAATGCCTGCAACAAGTACGGCAGCAGGGCTGGTGCATCGTCGACCAGGAGCTGGAGCAGGGCCTGCGCTCCATCGCCGTACCGGTGTACGACGCCTCGGGCCAGGTATTGGCCGCGTTGAACGTCAGTACCCACGCCGGGCGGGTCAGCCGCAGCGAGTTGGAGCAGCGCTTCCTGCCGAGCATGCTCAGCGCCAGCCGCGAGTTGAGTGCGCAATTGTTTGCTTAA
- a CDS encoding MFS family transporter, with the protein MTTTTSHYTGEERSKRIFAIVGASSGNLVEWFDFYVYAFCAIYFAPAFFPSDDPTVQLLNTAGVFAAGFLMRPIGGWLFGRVADKHGRKNSMMISVLMMCAGSLVIAFLPTYKDIGAWAPALLLVARLFQGLSVGGEYGTTATYMSEVALKGQRGFFASFQYVTLIGGQLLAVSVVVILQQILSEEELRAWGWRIPFVIGAIAAVISLLLRRSLKETTSKEMREDKDAGSIAALFRDHKAAFITVLGYTAGGSLIFYTFTTYMQKYLVNTAGMHAKTASYIMTGALFLYMCMQPLFGMLADKIGRRNSMLWFGALGTLCTVPILLSLKTISSPFLAFVLITLALAIVSFYTSISGLVKAEMFPPQVRALGVGLAYAVANAIFGGSAEYVALGLKSMGMENTFYWYVTGMMAVAFLFSLRLPKQAAYLHHDL; encoded by the coding sequence ATGACAACAACGACAAGTCACTACACCGGAGAAGAACGCAGCAAACGGATCTTTGCCATCGTCGGCGCTTCCTCCGGCAACCTCGTCGAATGGTTCGACTTCTACGTCTACGCCTTCTGTGCCATTTACTTTGCCCCTGCGTTTTTCCCCTCGGACGACCCTACGGTCCAACTGCTCAACACCGCTGGCGTATTCGCCGCCGGGTTCCTGATGCGACCCATCGGCGGCTGGCTGTTTGGCCGGGTTGCCGATAAGCACGGGCGCAAGAATTCGATGATGATCTCGGTGCTGATGATGTGCGCCGGCTCCCTGGTCATCGCCTTCCTGCCCACCTACAAGGATATCGGCGCCTGGGCGCCGGCCTTGCTGCTGGTGGCGCGGCTGTTCCAAGGCTTGTCGGTGGGGGGTGAATATGGCACCACCGCAACCTACATGAGTGAAGTCGCGCTCAAGGGCCAGCGTGGGTTCTTCGCCTCCTTCCAGTACGTGACCCTGATCGGTGGGCAACTGCTGGCGGTGTCGGTGGTGGTGATCCTGCAACAGATCCTCAGCGAAGAGGAACTGCGCGCCTGGGGCTGGCGCATTCCGTTCGTGATTGGCGCCATCGCGGCGGTGATCTCCCTGCTGCTGCGTCGCAGCCTGAAAGAAACCACCAGCAAAGAAATGCGTGAAGACAAGGACGCCGGCAGCATTGCCGCGCTGTTCCGTGACCACAAGGCCGCGTTTATCACCGTGCTCGGCTACACCGCCGGCGGTTCGCTGATTTTCTACACCTTTACCACCTACATGCAGAAGTACCTGGTGAACACTGCCGGGATGCACGCCAAGACCGCCAGCTACATCATGACCGGCGCGCTGTTCCTGTACATGTGCATGCAGCCGCTGTTCGGCATGCTGGCTGACAAGATCGGCCGGCGTAACTCGATGCTGTGGTTCGGCGCCCTGGGGACCCTGTGCACGGTGCCGATCCTGCTCAGCCTGAAAACCATCAGCAGCCCGTTCCTGGCGTTTGTATTGATCACCCTGGCCTTGGCCATCGTCAGTTTCTACACCTCCATCAGCGGCCTGGTGAAAGCCGAAATGTTCCCGCCACAAGTGCGCGCCCTCGGCGTGGGCCTGGCCTATGCGGTGGCCAACGCGATCTTCGGCGGCTCGGCGGAATACGTAGCCTTGGGCCTCAAATCCATGGGCATGGAAAACACCTTCTATTGGTACGTCACCGGCATGATGGCGGTGGCGTTCCTGTTCAGCCTGCGCTTGCCAAAACAGGCGGCGTACCTGCACCACGATCTGTAA
- the pcaF gene encoding 3-oxoadipyl-CoA thiolase encodes MMRDVFICDAIRTPIGRFGGGLATVRADDLAALPIKALIERNPSVDWSAVDEVFLGCANQAGEDNRNVARMALLLAGLPSSIPGVTLNRLCASGMDAIGTAFRAIASGEMELAIAGGVESMSRAPFVMGKADAAFSRSMKLEDTTIGWRFINPLMKAQYGVDAMPQTADNVADDYHVSRADQDAFALRSQQRTAAAQAAGYFAEEIVPVRVAHKKGETVVDQDEHPRADTTLETLARLKPVNGPDKTVTAGNASGVNDGAAALILASADAVKKHGLTARARVLGMASAGVAPRVMGIGPVPAVRKLVERLGLAVTDFDVIELNEAFASQGLAVLRELGIADDAPQVNPNGGAIALGHPLGMSGARLVLTALHQLEKTGGHKGLATMCVGVGQGLALAIERI; translated from the coding sequence CTGATGCGTGACGTCTTTATCTGTGATGCGATTCGTACCCCTATCGGCCGGTTTGGCGGGGGCTTGGCCACGGTGCGTGCCGATGACCTGGCGGCGCTGCCGATCAAGGCACTGATCGAACGCAACCCTTCGGTGGACTGGAGCGCGGTCGACGAAGTATTCCTCGGCTGCGCCAACCAGGCGGGTGAGGATAATCGCAACGTCGCACGTATGGCGCTATTGCTGGCGGGCCTGCCTTCAAGCATTCCCGGTGTGACCCTCAATCGGCTGTGCGCCTCGGGCATGGATGCGATCGGCACCGCGTTTCGTGCGATTGCCAGCGGTGAAATGGAGTTGGCGATTGCCGGCGGCGTCGAGTCGATGTCCCGTGCGCCCTTCGTGATGGGCAAGGCCGATGCAGCGTTCTCGCGCAGCATGAAGCTGGAAGACACCACCATTGGCTGGCGCTTTATCAACCCATTGATGAAGGCCCAGTACGGTGTCGACGCGATGCCGCAGACCGCCGATAACGTCGCCGATGATTACCACGTGTCCCGCGCCGACCAGGACGCCTTTGCCCTGCGCAGCCAGCAACGTACCGCTGCCGCCCAGGCGGCCGGGTACTTCGCTGAAGAAATCGTGCCGGTGCGGGTCGCCCATAAAAAAGGCGAAACCGTGGTCGATCAGGATGAGCACCCACGCGCAGACACCACCCTGGAAACCCTGGCGCGGCTCAAACCGGTGAACGGCCCGGACAAGACCGTCACCGCCGGTAATGCTTCTGGCGTCAACGACGGTGCCGCCGCGCTGATCCTGGCGTCCGCCGATGCGGTGAAAAAACATGGCCTCACTGCCCGCGCTCGTGTATTGGGCATGGCCAGTGCCGGTGTCGCGCCACGGGTCATGGGCATCGGTCCGGTGCCGGCGGTGCGCAAACTGGTGGAACGCCTGGGCCTGGCGGTTACCGACTTTGACGTGATCGAACTCAACGAAGCCTTCGCCAGCCAAGGCCTGGCGGTGCTGCGTGAATTGGGCATCGCTGACGACGCGCCCCAGGTCAACCCGAACGGCGGCGCTATCGCCCTCGGCCATCCCCTGGGCATGAGCGGTGCACGGTTGGTGTTGACGGCTTTGCACCAGTTGGAAAAAACCGGTGGCCACAAAGGCCTGGCGACTATGTGTGTGGGCGTCGGCCAAGGCTTGGCCCTGGCGATTGAACGCATCTAA
- the pcaG gene encoding protocatechuate 3,4-dioxygenase subunit alpha, with translation MTLNATTSHTVGPYYHIGLTWLNREALANADTLGERVAISGQVVDGNGDVVNDAMLEVWQANAAGKYDHPEDEQDKAVDPNFEGFGRVPVDAEGRFRFTTIKPGSVPGLKGTTQAPHLVVLVFARGLVKHLLTRIYFDGEALNGDDPLLACVPAERRGTLIAKTDADGVYQWNVILQGTDKETVFFDY, from the coding sequence ATGACACTCAATGCGACCACGTCCCACACCGTCGGGCCGTATTACCACATTGGCCTGACCTGGCTGAATCGCGAAGCCCTGGCCAACGCCGACACCCTCGGCGAACGCGTGGCGATCAGCGGGCAGGTGGTGGACGGCAACGGTGATGTCGTCAACGACGCCATGCTCGAAGTCTGGCAGGCCAATGCCGCCGGCAAATACGACCACCCGGAAGACGAGCAGGACAAGGCTGTCGATCCCAACTTCGAAGGTTTTGGCCGCGTACCGGTGGACGCCGAAGGGCGGTTCCGCTTTACCACCATCAAGCCGGGCAGTGTGCCGGGGCTGAAAGGCACCACCCAGGCGCCGCACCTGGTGGTACTGGTGTTTGCCCGTGGCCTGGTGAAGCATTTGCTGACGCGGATCTATTTTGACGGCGAGGCGTTGAACGGGGATGACCCGTTGCTGGCCTGTGTGCCTGCCGAGCGGCGGGGTACCTTGATTGCCAAGACCGATGCGGACGGCGTGTATCAGTGGAATGTGATTTTGCAAGGGACAGATAAGGAAACGGTGTTTTTCGATTATTGA
- a CDS encoding inorganic phosphate transporter, with product MIDLFSGLDAWVLVSLLLALAFVLAFEFINGFHDTANAVATVIYTKAMPPHLAVFFSGVFNFLGVLLGGVGVAYAIVHLLPVELLINVNTGHGLAMVFSLLAAAITWNLGTWYFGIPASSSHTLIGSILGVGLANALINDIPLADGVNWQKAIDIGASLVFSPMAGFLVAALVLLGLKWWRPLSKMHKTPDQRRKLDDKKHPPFWNRLVLVISAMAVSFVHGSNDGQKGIGLIMLVLIGIVPAQFVLDLGSTTYQIERTRDATVHLNQFYQRNHETLGEFLALGKSVKDDLPGKFRCNPQQTEPTINALVDTLKGVSDYHALNADQRIEVRRYLLCLDDTAKKVGKLPGLDAREKSDLDKLRKDLTATTEYAPFWVILAVALALGLGTMVGWKRVVLTIGEKIGKQGMTYAQGMSAQITTASMIGLANIFSLPVSTTHVLSSGVAGTMVANKSGLQGGTVKTILMAWVLTLPATVGLSAGLFWLASKALGS from the coding sequence ATGATCGATTTATTCAGCGGACTGGATGCTTGGGTTCTCGTGAGCCTGTTGCTCGCCCTGGCCTTTGTCCTCGCCTTCGAGTTCATCAATGGCTTTCATGACACCGCTAATGCGGTGGCCACAGTCATCTATACCAAAGCCATGCCGCCGCACCTGGCCGTGTTCTTCTCCGGGGTGTTCAACTTCCTCGGCGTGTTGCTCGGTGGTGTCGGTGTCGCCTACGCCATCGTGCACTTGCTGCCGGTGGAGTTGCTGATCAATGTGAACACCGGCCATGGTTTGGCGATGGTCTTCTCTTTATTGGCGGCGGCGATCACCTGGAACCTGGGCACCTGGTACTTCGGTATCCCCGCCTCCAGCTCCCACACCCTGATCGGTTCGATCCTTGGTGTCGGCCTGGCCAACGCCCTGATCAATGACATTCCCCTGGCTGACGGGGTGAACTGGCAGAAAGCGATCGATATCGGCGCGTCCCTGGTGTTCTCGCCGATGGCCGGCTTCCTGGTTGCCGCCCTGGTGCTGCTCGGCCTGAAGTGGTGGCGCCCGCTGTCGAAGATGCACAAGACCCCGGACCAGCGCCGCAAGCTCGACGACAAGAAACACCCGCCGTTCTGGAACCGCCTGGTCCTGGTGATTTCCGCCATGGCCGTGAGTTTCGTGCACGGCTCCAACGATGGGCAGAAAGGTATCGGCTTGATCATGCTGGTGCTGATCGGCATCGTACCGGCACAGTTCGTCCTCGACCTGGGCAGCACCACCTACCAGATCGAGCGCACCCGCGACGCCACCGTGCACTTGAATCAGTTCTACCAGCGCAACCACGAAACCCTGGGCGAGTTCCTGGCCTTGGGGAAAAGCGTGAAGGATGACTTGCCGGGCAAGTTCCGCTGCAACCCGCAGCAGACCGAGCCGACCATCAACGCGCTCGTGGACACCTTGAAAGGCGTTTCCGATTACCACGCGCTGAATGCCGACCAGCGCATTGAGGTACGTCGCTACCTGCTATGCCTGGATGACACCGCGAAGAAAGTCGGCAAGCTGCCGGGCCTGGATGCGCGTGAGAAGTCCGACCTCGACAAGCTGCGCAAAGACCTGACCGCCACGACCGAGTACGCGCCGTTCTGGGTAATCCTCGCGGTCGCCCTGGCATTGGGCCTCGGCACCATGGTGGGTTGGAAGCGTGTGGTACTGACCATCGGTGAGAAGATCGGCAAGCAGGGCATGACCTACGCCCAGGGCATGTCGGCGCAGATCACCACCGCCAGCATGATCGGCCTGGCCAACATCTTCAGCCTGCCGGTTTCGACCACGCACGTACTGTCTTCCGGTGTCGCCGGTACCATGGTTGC
- a CDS encoding CoA transferase subunit A, which yields MAEILTLRDAVKRFVNDGDTVALEGFTHLIPTAAGHEIIRQGKKDLTLVRMTPDLIYDQLIGAGCARKLIFSWGGNPGVGSLHRLRDAVEKQWPQPLEIEEHSHADLANAYVAGASGLPFAVLRAYAGSDLPKVNPLIKTVTCPFTGEVLAAVPSVRPDITVIHAQKADRKGNVLLWGILGVQKEAALAAKRCIVTVEEIVDDLNAPMNSCVLPTWALTAVCHVPGGAHPSYAHGYNERDNRFYQAWDPIARDRGTFTAWIDEYIHGTADFSEFQTKLATAQEAK from the coding sequence ATGGCTGAAATTCTCACCTTGCGTGATGCGGTCAAGCGCTTCGTGAATGACGGCGATACCGTCGCCCTCGAAGGCTTTACCCATCTGATCCCTACGGCGGCAGGTCATGAAATCATTCGTCAGGGCAAGAAAGACCTGACGCTGGTACGCATGACGCCTGACCTGATCTATGACCAGTTGATCGGTGCCGGCTGCGCACGCAAGTTGATTTTCTCCTGGGGTGGCAACCCCGGCGTGGGGTCCTTGCACCGCCTGCGTGACGCGGTCGAGAAGCAATGGCCGCAGCCGCTGGAAATCGAAGAACACAGCCACGCCGACCTGGCCAATGCCTACGTCGCCGGTGCCTCTGGCCTGCCGTTCGCGGTACTGCGCGCCTACGCCGGTTCCGACCTGCCCAAGGTCAACCCGCTGATCAAGACCGTCACCTGCCCCTTTACTGGCGAAGTGCTGGCGGCGGTGCCATCGGTGCGTCCGGACATCACCGTGATCCACGCGCAAAAGGCTGACCGCAAGGGCAACGTATTGCTCTGGGGCATTCTCGGCGTGCAGAAGGAAGCGGCCCTGGCCGCCAAGCGCTGCATCGTCACCGTGGAAGAGATCGTCGACGACTTGAACGCGCCGATGAACAGCTGCGTGTTGCCGACCTGGGCCCTGACCGCGGTGTGCCATGTGCCCGGTGGTGCGCATCCGTCCTACGCCCACGGCTACAACGAGCGTGACAACCGTTTCTACCAAGCGTGGGATCCAATCGCCCGCGATCGTGGGACCTTTACCGCCTGGATCGATGAATACATCCATGGCACTGCCGACTTCAGTGAATTCCAGACCAAGCTGGCTACCGCGCAGGAGGCCAAGTAA
- a CDS encoding 3-carboxy-cis,cis-muconate cycloisomerase, translating into MTLRTSNQLFDAYFTADSMAEVFCDQGRLQGMLDFEAGLARAEARVGLIPQAAVAPIAQACLASLYDVDALGVAIATAGNSAIPLVKALGKLIAAEDPSAERYVHLGATSQDVMDTGLVLQLRRAVALIEADLARLGDVLAAQAQRYAATPLAGRTWLQHATPVTLGMKIAGWLGAVTRSRQRLTQLKPRLLVLQFGGASGTLAALGVQAMPVAEALAAELQLSLPEQPWHTQRDRLVELASVLGLIAGSLGKLGRDLSLLMQTEAAEVFEPSAPGKGGSSTMPHKRNPVGAAVLISAATRVPGLVATMFSAMPQEHERSLGLWHAEWETLPEICRLVSGALQQALLVSEGLEVDPERMTHNLDLTQGLVLAEAVSIVLAQRLGRDTAHHLLEQCCKRAVAEGRHLRAVLADEAQVTAELSAAELDRLLDPAHYLGQAHTWVSRAVTEHFALTA; encoded by the coding sequence ATGACACTGCGCACGAGCAACCAATTGTTCGACGCTTACTTCACCGCCGACAGCATGGCCGAGGTGTTCTGCGACCAGGGACGCTTGCAGGGCATGCTGGATTTCGAAGCCGGGTTGGCGCGGGCCGAGGCCCGGGTTGGGTTGATCCCGCAGGCCGCCGTGGCGCCGATTGCCCAGGCGTGCCTGGCATCGCTGTATGACGTGGATGCCCTTGGGGTGGCGATTGCCACCGCGGGTAATTCGGCGATTCCCTTGGTGAAGGCACTGGGCAAGTTGATTGCCGCTGAAGACCCGAGTGCCGAGCGTTATGTGCACCTGGGGGCGACCAGCCAGGACGTGATGGACACCGGCCTGGTTTTGCAGTTGCGGCGCGCGGTGGCACTGATCGAAGCGGACTTGGCGCGCTTGGGCGACGTTCTCGCCGCCCAGGCGCAGCGTTATGCCGCCACACCGCTGGCCGGGCGTACCTGGCTGCAGCACGCGACGCCGGTCACCCTGGGCATGAAGATCGCCGGTTGGCTGGGCGCGGTGACGCGCAGTCGCCAGCGCCTCACGCAACTCAAGCCACGCCTGCTGGTGCTGCAGTTCGGCGGCGCCTCGGGCACCTTGGCCGCGCTCGGCGTCCAGGCCATGCCGGTAGCCGAGGCCCTGGCCGCCGAATTGCAACTGAGCTTGCCGGAGCAACCCTGGCACACCCAGCGTGATCGCCTGGTGGAACTGGCCAGCGTGCTCGGTTTGATCGCCGGCAGCCTCGGCAAGTTGGGACGGGATCTCAGCCTGCTGATGCAGACCGAAGCGGCGGAAGTGTTCGAGCCATCGGCACCGGGCAAAGGTGGCTCGTCAACCATGCCCCACAAACGCAACCCGGTGGGCGCCGCTGTGCTGATCAGCGCCGCTACCCGCGTGCCCGGCCTGGTGGCGACGATGTTCAGTGCCATGCCCCAGGAGCACGAACGCAGCCTGGGCTTGTGGCACGCCGAATGGGAAACCCTGCCGGAAATATGCCGACTGGTCTCCGGCGCCTTGCAACAGGCGTTACTGGTGAGCGAAGGCTTGGAAGTCGACCCCGAGCGCATGACGCACAACCTCGACCTGACCCAGGGCCTGGTGCTGGCCGAAGCCGTCAGCATCGTATTGGCCCAACGCCTGGGCCGCGATACCGCGCACCATCTGTTGGAGCAATGCTGCAAGCGCGCCGTTGCAGAAGGTCGCCACCTGCGTGCGGTACTGGCGGACGAAGCGCAGGTCACTGCCGAACTCTCGGCGGCTGAACTGGACCGCCTGCTCGACCCGGCGCATTACCTGGGCCAGGCCCATACCTGGGTCAGCCGCGCTGTCACCGAACACTTTGCATTGACTGCCTGA
- a CDS encoding CoA-transferase subunit beta translates to MAYSTNEMMTVAAARRLKNGSVCFVGIGLPSKAANLARLTSSPDVVLIYESGPIGAKPSVLPLSIGDGELAETADTVVPTGEIFRYWLQGGRIDVGFLGAAQVDRFGNINTTVVGDYHQPKVRLPGAGGAPEIAGSAKSVLIILKQSSRSFVDKLDFITSVGHGEGGDSRKRLGLPGAGPVGIITDLCIMEPEEGTHEFVVTALHPGVTREQVVAATGWAIRFADRVDTTEEPTEVELTALRDLETRTAAAHGQAPGEA, encoded by the coding sequence ATGGCTTACTCGACCAACGAAATGATGACCGTCGCCGCCGCCCGCCGCCTCAAGAACGGCTCGGTATGCTTTGTGGGCATCGGCCTGCCATCCAAGGCGGCCAACCTGGCGCGCCTGACCTCGTCGCCGGACGTGGTGCTGATCTACGAGTCCGGTCCGATTGGCGCCAAGCCCAGCGTACTGCCCCTGTCTATCGGTGATGGCGAGCTGGCGGAAACCGCTGACACGGTCGTGCCGACCGGTGAGATTTTCCGCTACTGGCTGCAAGGTGGGCGCATTGACGTGGGCTTTCTCGGTGCAGCCCAGGTCGACCGCTTCGGCAATATCAACACCACCGTGGTCGGTGACTACCACCAGCCTAAGGTACGCCTGCCGGGTGCCGGTGGCGCGCCGGAAATCGCCGGCTCGGCCAAGAGCGTGCTGATCATCCTCAAGCAGTCGTCGCGTTCGTTTGTCGACAAGTTGGACTTCATCACCTCCGTCGGCCACGGCGAAGGCGGCGATTCGCGCAAACGCCTGGGCCTGCCGGGTGCCGGCCCCGTCGGAATTATCACCGACCTGTGCATCATGGAGCCGGAAGAGGGCACCCATGAGTTCGTGGTCACTGCACTGCACCCTGGCGTTACCCGCGAGCAAGTGGTGGCGGCCACCGGTTGGGCCATCCGCTTTGCCGACCGGGTGGATACCACCGAGGAACCCACCGAGGTCGAACTGACCGCGCTGCGTGATCTGGAAACTCGCACCGCCGCCGCCCACGGCCAAGCACCGGGAGAAGCCTGA